One window of Triticum dicoccoides isolate Atlit2015 ecotype Zavitan chromosome 5A, WEW_v2.0, whole genome shotgun sequence genomic DNA carries:
- the LOC119302666 gene encoding protein NUCLEAR FUSION DEFECTIVE 4-like: MVSTALDAMAGTAWGRWLGLVAAVWVQCISGNNYTFSNYSDSIKTLMGLTQLQLNGLSVAKDVGKAFGLLAGLASDRLPTWLLLAIGSLEGFLGYGAQWLVVSKTISPLPYWQMCVCLCLGGNSTTWMNTAVLVTCIRNFRGSRGPVSGVLKGYVGLSTAIFTDVCSALFADDPASFLVMLAVVPAAVCAVAMVFLREGRVASADSGGDEADARGFAAISTLAVAIALYLLAADLTGVGGGGGLVSTVFVAVLMVLLAAPAAVPAYVGWTSWMKSRKAANADAEDAAAPLLLDSKEATQPQGNGEAEEARGPRLGEEHTIAEALWSVDFWVLFSSFLMGVGTGLAVMNNLGQMGVAMGYTDVSIFVSMTSIWGFFGRLASGTISEHFIKTRALPRPVWNAASQVLMCAGYVVMAFGMPGSLFVGSVVVGVCYGVRLAVTVPTASELFGLKYYGLIYNILILNLPLGSFLFSGLLAGLLYDAEATKVPGGGNTCSGAHCYRLVFVVMAAACVVGFGLDVLLSLRTRRVYAKIHQAKRAKRSAAAAQRVS; encoded by the exons ATGGTGTCGACGGCGCTGGACGCGATGGCGGGGACGGCGTGGGGGCGGTGGCTGGGGCTGGTGGCGGCGGTGTGGGTGCAGTGCATCTCGGGCAACAACTACACCTTCTCCAACTACTCCGACTCCATCAAGACGCTCATGGGCCTCACGCAGCTGCAGCTCAACGGCCTCTCCGTCGCCAAGGACGTCGGCAAGGCCTTCGGCCTGCTCGCGGGGCTCGCCTCCGACCGCCTCCCCACCTGGCTCCTCCTCGCCATCGGCTCCCTCGAGGGCTTCCTCGGCTACGGCGCGCAGTGGCTCGTCGTCTCCAAAACAATCTCGCCGCTGCCCTACTGGCAGATGTGCGTCTGCCTCTGCCTCGGCGGCAACTCCACCACCTGGATGAACACCGCCGTGCTCGTCACCTGCATCCGCAACTTCCGGGGCAGCAGGGGCCCCGTCTCGGGGGTCCTCAAGGGCTACGTCGGGCTCAGCACCGCGATATTCACCGACGTCTGCTCCGCGCTCTTCGCCGACGACCCGGCCTCCTTCCTCGTCATGCTCGCCGTCGTGCCCGCCGCCGTCTGCGCCGTCGCCATGGTGTTCCTCCGCGAGGGCCGCGTGGCCAGCGCCGACTCGGGCGGGGACGAGGCCGACGCGCGCGGCTTCGCGGCCATCAGCACGCTCGCCGTCGCCATCGCGCTCTACCTCCTGGCGGCCGACCTCacgggcgtgggcggcggcgggggGCTCGTCTCCACCGTCTTCGTGGCCGTGCTGATGGTGCTcctcgccgcgcccgccgccgtgcCCGCGTACGTGGGCTGGACGTCCTGGATGAAGTCCCGCAAGGCGGCCAACGCCGACGCCGAGGACGCGGCCGCCCCCCTGCTGCTCGACTCCAAGGAGGCGACGCAGCCGCAGGGCAACGGGGAGGCGGAGGAGGCTCGCGGGCCGCGGCTGGGGGAGGAGCACACGATCGCGGAGGCGCTGTGGTCGGTGGACTTCTGGGTGCTCTTCTCGTCGTTCCTGATGGGCGTGGGCACGGGGCTGGCGGTGATGAACAACCTGGGGCAGATGGGCGTGGCCATGGGCTACACCGACGTGTCCATCTTCGTCTCCATGACCAGCATATGGGGCTTCTTCGGCCGCCTCGCCTCCGGCACCATCTCCGAGCACTTCATCAA GACGAGGGCGCTGCCGCGGCCGGTGTGGAACGCGGCGTCGCAGGTGCTCATGTGCGCGGGGTACGTGGTGATGGCCTTCGGCATGCCGGGGTCCCTCTTCGTGGGGTCGGTGGTGGTGGGCGTCTGCTACGGTGTGCGGCTGGCGGTCACCGTGCCCACGGCGTCGGAGCTGTTCGGCCTCAAGTACTACGGCCTCATCTACAACATCCTCATCCTCAACCTGCCGCTGGGATCCTTCCTCTTCTCGGGCCTCCTGGCGGGGCTCCTCTACGACGCGGAGGCCACCAAGGTGCCCGGCGGCGGCAACACCTGCTCCGGCGCGCACTGCTACCGCCTCGTCTTCGTCGTCATGGCCGCCGCCTGCGTCGTCGGCTTCGGCCTCGACGTGCTCCTCAGCCTCAGGACCAGGCGGGTCTACGCCAAGATCCACCAGGCCAAGCGGGCCAAGAGGTCGGCCGCCGCCGCGCAGAGGGTGAGCTAA